The following proteins are co-located in the Paenibacillus sp. FSL H8-0079 genome:
- a CDS encoding DUF4003 family protein, whose amino-acid sequence MQQHHAERVELFVSNTQIIKKSFKWQHGMIHRLGAFLYAAENKVADTEAIRQNQELIKQNTKLFSAFRGNSAISIATMLSLTTDENTKLADTLHVYDLMKEIKFRTSDYLVIAAYQIATQVSPDQFQPTVERAKSFYDGMKAKHRFLTGQDDYIFAAMLALSDLEVDTGVARMEQLYGELKPEFSSRNSVQALTQTLVLGDDIPEASARVIALNEAFRKRDLRMDKTYTLPSLGILSLLPSDRDSLVDEVAETNDWLRNQKGFGAWSIDKQELLLFSSALIAIQHVENLRNGVLTTAISTSITNIIIAQQAALTAAAAASAAAASSSSS is encoded by the coding sequence ATGCAGCAGCATCATGCAGAACGAGTTGAATTATTCGTTTCCAACACTCAGATCATCAAGAAGTCGTTCAAATGGCAACATGGGATGATTCACCGTCTGGGTGCCTTTCTCTATGCAGCGGAGAATAAAGTTGCTGATACAGAAGCCATTCGCCAAAACCAAGAGTTGATCAAGCAAAACACGAAACTCTTCTCTGCATTCAGAGGTAATTCGGCTATTAGTATTGCTACCATGCTCTCCCTTACAACGGATGAGAACACGAAGCTGGCAGATACCCTACATGTCTATGACCTCATGAAAGAGATCAAATTTCGCACCTCGGATTATCTGGTTATTGCCGCCTATCAGATCGCTACTCAGGTATCACCTGACCAGTTTCAACCTACGGTCGAGCGGGCCAAGTCATTTTATGACGGCATGAAAGCAAAGCATCGCTTCCTTACTGGACAGGATGACTACATTTTCGCTGCCATGTTAGCCCTCTCCGATCTCGAAGTGGATACCGGTGTGGCACGCATGGAACAACTTTATGGCGAATTAAAGCCGGAGTTCTCCTCCAGAAACAGTGTGCAGGCGTTAACACAGACACTCGTTCTTGGAGATGATATCCCGGAAGCAAGTGCTCGTGTGATTGCGTTAAATGAAGCTTTTCGCAAAAGGGATCTTCGAATGGATAAAACATACACACTGCCCTCTCTCGGTATCCTTTCCCTACTGCCTTCTGACAGAGACTCGTTAGTGGATGAAGTCGCGGAAACAAATGACTGGTTACGGAATCAAAAAGGGTTCGGTGCTTGGTCGATTGACAAACAGGAGTTGCTCCTGTTCTCCTCTGCGTTGATAGCCATTCAACATGTGGAGAATCTGCGAAACGGTGTGCTTACGACAGCGATCTCAACCAGTATCACGAATATTATTATCGCCCAGCAGGCCGCCTTGACCGCAGCTGCCGCAGCATCGGCTGCTGCCGCTTCATCATCATCGAGCTAA
- a CDS encoding phosphotransferase: MSIQPTALRSVLNPRYLESALRDQYDIGTWEECLFWLRGLNDTYRVRTSTGMYILRIYRTEIAEADVQYELSLLSQLKNVLASAEYTDIGEYIEKKDHTGYTVLEAAEGKRVAVMFRYIEGTENNLEDEESCYAFGQSAAELHKAMDQVTVELPRYELDLKFLVDEPLEGIINYIGENNEAAAFLQTFARTLKERIVAVTNQGLDFGLCHGDMHGNNNAFQQDHQFIHYDFEWAAKGWRAYDLAQVKVRKRQSDERKAALWDALMAGYRSVRSFSAEDEQAVDLFIVARRFWVMGLDVAFIESDMGALDYGSDWLDSFVEEFRDTGIVS; the protein is encoded by the coding sequence ATGTCCATCCAACCGACTGCTTTACGTTCAGTGCTTAATCCTAGGTACCTTGAGTCTGCATTGAGGGATCAGTATGATATTGGAACATGGGAAGAATGTTTATTTTGGCTTAGAGGATTGAATGATACCTATCGGGTTCGCACGTCTACTGGCATGTATATTCTCCGGATCTACCGCACTGAAATTGCGGAGGCAGATGTTCAGTACGAACTATCGCTGTTGTCTCAACTGAAGAACGTTCTAGCTTCTGCGGAATACACCGACATTGGAGAATACATCGAGAAGAAAGATCATACGGGATATACGGTGTTGGAGGCTGCGGAAGGCAAGCGGGTTGCTGTGATGTTTCGGTATATTGAGGGTACCGAGAACAACCTGGAGGATGAGGAGTCCTGTTACGCCTTTGGTCAATCTGCCGCTGAATTGCATAAGGCAATGGATCAGGTGACCGTGGAGCTGCCACGTTATGAGCTGGATTTGAAGTTCCTTGTTGATGAGCCGCTTGAGGGAATCATCAACTACATCGGTGAGAACAATGAAGCAGCAGCATTTCTTCAAACGTTTGCAAGAACATTAAAAGAGCGCATTGTTGCCGTCACTAATCAAGGTCTTGACTTCGGCTTGTGTCATGGCGATATGCATGGGAATAATAATGCTTTTCAACAGGATCATCAGTTTATCCATTATGACTTCGAGTGGGCAGCCAAAGGCTGGCGTGCCTATGATTTAGCTCAAGTGAAAGTTCGAAAAAGACAGTCTGATGAGCGAAAAGCAGCATTATGGGATGCGCTAATGGCAGGATATCGTTCAGTCAGAAGTTTCTCTGCTGAAGATGAACAGGCGGTTGATCTCTTTATTGTTGCTCGCCGATTCTGGGTGATGGGTCTGGATGTTGCTTTTATTGAGAGTGATATGGGTGCGCTGGACTATGGTTCGGATTGGCTGGATAGTTTCGTGGAAGAGTTCCGGGATACGGGTATTGTATCGTAG
- a CDS encoding DUF6713 family protein — MPDLLLVLFLFNLSLFLLHEMDAIRRSEWKLFIVLKDMEDDKAYRYFTWIHLPMYTIILSLLFSSYQTITFWVLDIFFIIHTVLHFFFEKHPRNEFKNGFSRSLIYPMGIIALIHLIFLII, encoded by the coding sequence ATGCCTGACTTGTTGTTAGTTTTATTTTTGTTTAACCTATCTCTCTTCCTTCTTCACGAAATGGATGCCATTAGGCGATCCGAGTGGAAACTGTTTATCGTGTTAAAAGATATGGAAGATGATAAAGCCTACAGATATTTCACTTGGATTCATTTACCTATGTACACAATCATTCTTTCTCTACTTTTTAGCTCATATCAAACCATTACATTTTGGGTCCTGGATATCTTTTTCATCATACATACCGTATTGCACTTCTTTTTCGAAAAGCACCCTCGCAATGAATTTAAGAATGGATTTTCCAGATCATTGATCTACCCTATGGGAATAATCGCTTTAATTCATTTGATATTCCTAATCATCTAA